One stretch of Novosphingobium pentaromativorans US6-1 DNA includes these proteins:
- the dnaJ gene encoding molecular chaperone DnaJ, with protein sequence MSATEIDYYELLEVERTADDKSIKSAYRRLAMRYHPDKNPGDAEAESRFKAISQAYDCLKDPQKRAAYDRYGHAAFQQGMGGGGGGGMGAEFGDIGDIFESIFGSAFGGGARQQARRGADLRYDMEVSLEEAFHGKQSEITIEVSQSCEPCSGSGAEPGTGKRTCNMCAGHGKVRAQQGFFVVERTCPTCHGRGEVIESPCRACRGEGRVDMPQTLEVEIPAGVDSGTRIRLSGKGEAGPYGAPPGDLYIFLHVKRHRVFEREGTTLLTQVPITFTTAALGGSIEIPGIDGAKIALDIPAGIQSGKQLRKRGAGMPVLQGRGRGDLVIEITVETPTKLSARQKELLRELQATETGDECPQSKGFFDRIKDVWSDLTE encoded by the coding sequence GTGTCAGCTACCGAAATAGACTACTACGAACTGCTCGAGGTCGAGCGGACTGCCGACGACAAGTCCATCAAGTCGGCCTACCGTCGCCTCGCCATGCGATATCACCCGGACAAGAACCCGGGGGATGCCGAAGCCGAATCCCGCTTCAAGGCCATCAGTCAGGCTTACGACTGTCTCAAGGACCCGCAGAAGCGCGCCGCTTACGACCGCTATGGTCACGCCGCGTTCCAGCAGGGCATGGGCGGTGGCGGCGGCGGCGGAATGGGCGCCGAGTTCGGCGATATCGGCGATATCTTCGAATCGATTTTTGGCAGCGCCTTCGGTGGCGGTGCCCGTCAGCAGGCCCGTCGCGGCGCCGATTTGCGCTATGACATGGAAGTGAGCCTTGAAGAGGCGTTCCACGGCAAGCAGAGCGAAATCACCATCGAAGTCTCGCAATCGTGCGAGCCTTGCAGTGGCTCGGGCGCCGAACCGGGCACCGGCAAGCGCACCTGCAACATGTGCGCCGGTCACGGCAAGGTGCGCGCGCAGCAGGGCTTCTTCGTCGTCGAACGCACCTGTCCGACCTGTCACGGTCGCGGCGAGGTGATCGAGTCTCCCTGCCGTGCCTGCCGCGGCGAGGGGCGCGTCGACATGCCGCAGACGCTGGAAGTGGAAATTCCCGCCGGCGTCGATTCCGGCACGAGGATCCGACTATCGGGCAAGGGCGAGGCCGGGCCTTACGGAGCGCCTCCGGGCGATCTCTACATCTTCCTGCATGTGAAGCGCCACCGCGTCTTCGAACGCGAGGGGACGACTCTTCTCACGCAGGTGCCGATCACCTTCACCACAGCTGCGCTGGGCGGATCGATCGAAATCCCGGGAATCGACGGGGCGAAGATCGCGCTCGATATTCCGGCAGGTATCCAGTCCGGCAAGCAGCTCCGCAAGCGCGGCGCGGGCATGCCTGTTCTGCAGGGCCGCGGCCGCGGGGATCTGGTGATAGAGATCACGGTCGAAACGCCGACCAAGCTCTCTGCGCGCCAGAAGGAACTCCTGCGCGAGTTGCAGGCAACCGAGACCGGTGACGAATGCCCACAGTCGAAAGGCTTCTTCGACCGGATCAAGGACGTGTGGAGCGACCTGACCGAATAG
- the dnaK gene encoding molecular chaperone DnaK — protein MGKVIGIDLGTTNSCVAVMDGGKPKVIENSEGARTTPSIVAFTKDGERLIGQPAKRQAVTNGDNTIFAVKRLIGRRFDDPVTKKDTELVPYHIVKGKNGDAWVQAGGEDYSPSQISAFTLQKMKETAESYLGETVTQAVITVPAYFNDAQRQATKDAGQIAGLEVLRIINEPTAAALAYGLDKQDGKTIAVYDLGGGTFDVSILEIGDGVFEVKSTNGDTFLGGEDFDTKLVEWLADKFKAKENMDLRTDKLALQRLKEAAEKAKIELSSAATTEINLPFITARMEGGATTPLHLVETVTRADLEKMVADLIKRTIEPCRKALADAGISAAEVDDVVLVGGMTRMPKVREVVKEFFGKEPHTGVNPDEVVAMGAAIQAGVLQGDVKDVLLLDVTPLSLGIETLGGIMTKMIDRNTTIPTKKSQVYSTAEDNQQAVTIRVFQGEREMAQDNKLLGQFDLVGIPPARRGVPQIEVTFDIDANGIVNVSAKDKGTGKEQQIRIQASGGLSDADIDQMVKDAEKFAEEDKKRRESAEAKNNADSLVHATEQQLAENGDKIDAGLKSEVETAIAEAKTALESGDTAEITAKAQALTEVAMKMGQAIYEKEQSAAASPEAAPSGDEDVVDAEFSEVDENKG, from the coding sequence ATGGGAAAAGTAATTGGTATCGACCTTGGCACCACCAACAGCTGTGTCGCCGTCATGGACGGTGGCAAGCCCAAGGTCATTGAAAACTCCGAAGGTGCGCGCACGACGCCTTCGATCGTCGCCTTCACCAAGGACGGCGAACGCCTGATCGGTCAGCCGGCCAAGCGCCAGGCTGTCACGAACGGTGACAACACGATTTTCGCAGTGAAGCGCCTCATCGGCCGCCGCTTCGACGATCCGGTGACCAAGAAGGACACCGAGCTGGTTCCGTACCACATCGTCAAGGGCAAGAACGGTGACGCGTGGGTCCAGGCTGGCGGCGAGGACTACAGCCCGTCGCAGATCTCGGCCTTCACCCTGCAGAAGATGAAGGAAACCGCCGAGAGCTATCTGGGCGAGACCGTCACGCAGGCCGTCATCACCGTGCCCGCATACTTCAACGACGCGCAGCGCCAGGCGACCAAGGATGCCGGCCAGATTGCGGGTCTCGAAGTGCTGCGCATCATCAACGAGCCGACCGCGGCCGCGCTCGCCTATGGCCTCGACAAGCAGGACGGCAAGACCATCGCGGTCTACGACCTTGGCGGCGGCACCTTCGACGTCTCGATCCTCGAGATCGGCGACGGCGTGTTCGAGGTGAAGTCGACCAACGGCGACACGTTCCTGGGCGGTGAAGATTTCGACACCAAGCTCGTCGAATGGCTGGCCGACAAGTTCAAGGCCAAGGAAAACATGGACCTGCGGACCGACAAGCTCGCTCTGCAGCGCCTGAAGGAAGCGGCCGAAAAGGCGAAGATCGAGCTGTCGTCGGCTGCGACGACCGAGATCAACCTGCCCTTCATCACCGCGCGCATGGAAGGCGGCGCGACGACCCCGCTTCACCTGGTCGAAACGGTTACCCGCGCCGACCTCGAGAAGATGGTCGCCGACCTCATCAAGCGCACCATCGAGCCGTGCCGCAAGGCGCTGGCCGATGCCGGCATCTCGGCTGCGGAAGTCGATGACGTCGTGCTCGTGGGCGGCATGACCCGCATGCCCAAGGTACGCGAAGTCGTGAAGGAATTCTTCGGCAAGGAACCGCACACCGGCGTGAACCCGGACGAAGTCGTCGCCATGGGCGCGGCGATCCAGGCCGGCGTCCTCCAGGGCGACGTCAAGGACGTGCTGCTGCTCGACGTGACCCCGCTTTCGCTGGGCATCGAGACGCTGGGCGGCATCATGACCAAGATGATCGACCGCAACACGACGATCCCGACGAAGAAGAGCCAGGTCTACTCGACTGCCGAGGACAACCAGCAGGCGGTGACGATCCGCGTGTTCCAGGGCGAACGCGAAATGGCGCAGGACAACAAGCTCCTCGGCCAGTTCGACCTCGTCGGCATCCCGCCGGCTCGCCGGGGCGTGCCGCAGATCGAAGTCACTTTCGACATCGACGCGAACGGCATCGTCAACGTGTCCGCCAAGGACAAGGGCACCGGCAAGGAACAGCAGATCCGCATCCAGGCTTCGGGCGGTCTGTCCGACGCCGACATCGACCAGATGGTCAAGGATGCCGAGAAGTTCGCCGAAGAGGACAAGAAGCGTCGTGAATCGGCGGAAGCCAAGAACAACGCGGACAGCCTCGTCCACGCGACCGAGCAGCAGCTTGCCGAAAACGGTGACAAGATCGACGCCGGCCTGAAGTCGGAAGTCGAGACCGCCATCGCCGAAGCCAAGACGGCTCTCGAAAGCGGCGACACCGCCGAGATCACGGCCAAGGCCCAGGCGCTGACCGAAGTCGCCATGAAGATGGGTCAGGCGATCTACGAGAAGGAGCAGTCCGCTGCTGCCTCGCCGGAGGCCGCGCCTTCGGGTGACGAGGACGTGGTCGACGCCGAGTTCTCGGAAGTCGACGAAAACAAGGGCTGA
- a CDS encoding copper chaperone PCu(A)C produces MKIFRSVAVASALAVAASLAGCQQSEAPAGNATETADSGNPDAKPGISGSDGRMILPVVADRPGAVYFSIRNEGPQPATLVGVHVAGAGKVQMHKTEGGKMSSVDSLEIAPGGVLDFAPGGYHVMAFDIDDTLKTGESTELTLTFADGDKLSMPLQIETMGGGMQSGMTGGMDHSGMEGGSMQDGDMAGMHH; encoded by the coding sequence GTGAAAATCTTTCGTTCCGTGGCAGTTGCTTCGGCGCTGGCCGTGGCCGCATCGCTGGCGGGATGCCAGCAGTCCGAAGCCCCTGCCGGCAATGCGACCGAAACCGCCGATTCAGGCAATCCGGACGCGAAGCCGGGCATTTCCGGCAGCGACGGCCGCATGATCCTGCCGGTCGTTGCAGATCGCCCGGGCGCAGTCTACTTCAGTATCCGCAACGAAGGACCGCAGCCGGCTACCCTGGTCGGCGTCCATGTCGCGGGAGCGGGAAAAGTGCAGATGCACAAGACCGAAGGCGGCAAGATGTCTTCGGTGGACTCGCTCGAGATCGCGCCCGGCGGCGTGCTGGATTTCGCTCCCGGCGGGTATCACGTCATGGCCTTCGACATCGACGATACGCTCAAGACCGGTGAGAGCACCGAGCTGACGCTGACTTTCGCCGACGGGGACAAGCTGTCGATGCCGCTGCAAATCGAGACTATGGGCGGCGGCATGCAAAGCGGCATGACCGGCGGCATGGACCATTCCGGAATGGAGGGCGGCTCCA